A single region of the Hyphomicrobiales bacterium genome encodes:
- a CDS encoding 2,4-dihydroxyhept-2-ene-1,7-dioic acid aldolase, whose translation MSMRTFPDRMRHAIMFEVIGLAIFTPMAALLFNQPVAHMGVIGLISATVATTWNFLFNLGFDHALVRFRGHTTKTVMIRVAHALLFEGGLVIMLIPMIAWYLGISLWAALMMDIAIVAFYLVYAFVFNIAYDRIFPVPDQKQGLTLAPAR comes from the coding sequence ATGTCTATGCGTACATTCCCGGACCGGATGCGCCACGCGATCATGTTCGAGGTCATTGGTCTTGCCATCTTCACCCCGATGGCTGCCCTGCTCTTCAACCAGCCGGTTGCTCATATGGGCGTCATCGGCCTGATTTCGGCGACCGTCGCCACGACCTGGAATTTCCTGTTCAACCTGGGTTTCGACCACGCCCTGGTTCGTTTCAGGGGACATACCACCAAGACGGTGATGATCCGCGTCGCCCACGCCCTCCTGTTCGAAGGCGGTCTGGTCATCATGCTGATCCCGATGATCGCATGGTATCTCGGGATCAGCCTGTGGGCGGCCTTGATGATGGATATCGCGATTGTCGCGTTCTATCTGGTCTACGCCTTTGTGTTCAACATTGCCTATGACCGGATCTTTCCAGTCCCCGATCAGAAGCAGGGGCTGACCCTCGCCCCCGCGAGATGA
- the ybaK gene encoding Cys-tRNA(Pro)/Cys-tRNA(Cys) deacylase YbaK, which translates to MSKATRATKALEKAGVAFTVHSYDYDPGAERVGLQAAEAIGEAPERVLKTLMALVDGKPVCVIVPSDREVSMKRLAAAFGGKSAEMMKPADAERMTGYKVGGISPFGQMRRVPTAIEQQSLAHALVYVNGGQRGLQVRLAPDDARATLDARVVPVIA; encoded by the coding sequence ATGTCGAAGGCAACGCGCGCGACGAAGGCGCTCGAGAAGGCAGGCGTCGCCTTCACGGTTCATAGCTATGACTATGACCCGGGTGCCGAGCGCGTGGGGCTCCAGGCTGCCGAGGCGATCGGCGAGGCGCCGGAGCGTGTGCTGAAGACGCTGATGGCGCTCGTGGATGGGAAACCCGTTTGCGTGATCGTGCCATCGGATCGGGAGGTTTCGATGAAGAGGCTCGCCGCGGCCTTCGGCGGCAAGTCGGCGGAGATGATGAAGCCGGCCGATGCGGAGCGGATGACGGGCTACAAGGTCGGCGGAATCAGTCCCTTCGGACAGATGCGCAGGGTACCGACCGCCATCGAGCAGCAGTCGCTGGCGCATGCGCTTGTATATGTGAACGGCGGGCAGCGGGGCCTGCAGGTTCGCCTTGCGCCAGATGATGCGCGCGCGACGCTGGATGCAAGGGTCGTCCCTGTCATCGCCTGA
- a CDS encoding GntR family transcriptional regulator encodes MSALQPIADLIAASGTRHRTATAFVEATLRGAILSGRLPGGTPLRQEDLAAAFGVSRMPVREALRQLEAQALLDFVPHKGAVVTEISAADAADTYAIRMALEPAALSLSIPHLRDEDFTLAEDLIVDMDTANEPGRMGELNRRFHMTLYGAAGHPKLIALTESQLASFDRYLRFHLAAKGRAHMSQDDHRAMVAAARRRDVATAVEVLRGHLATAARTIEAFFAQRGDQAPGSRA; translated from the coding sequence ATGTCAGCTCTCCAGCCCATAGCCGACCTCATCGCAGCGAGCGGGACGCGCCATCGCACCGCGACCGCCTTTGTGGAAGCCACCTTGCGCGGCGCCATCCTGTCCGGACGCCTGCCCGGCGGCACGCCGCTCAGGCAGGAGGATCTCGCGGCGGCTTTCGGCGTCAGCCGCATGCCGGTGCGCGAGGCGTTGCGGCAGCTTGAGGCGCAGGCCCTCCTCGATTTCGTGCCCCACAAGGGCGCCGTTGTAACGGAGATATCGGCAGCGGATGCCGCGGATACCTATGCGATCCGCATGGCGCTCGAGCCGGCGGCGCTCAGCCTTTCCATTCCCCATCTGCGCGATGAGGACTTCACCCTGGCGGAGGATCTGATCGTCGACATGGATACGGCCAACGAGCCCGGGCGCATGGGTGAGCTCAATCGCCGCTTCCACATGACGCTCTATGGCGCAGCCGGCCATCCCAAGCTGATCGCACTTACGGAAAGCCAGCTGGCTTCTTTCGATCGCTATCTGCGCTTCCATCTGGCGGCCAAGGGGCGCGCCCACATGTCCCAGGACGACCACCGCGCCATGGTCGCGGCGGCGCGCCGCCGCGATGTCGCGACGGCGGTCGAGGTACTACGTGGACATCTGGCAACGGCCGCCCGCACGATTGAAGCGTTCTTTGCGCAGCGCGGTGATCAGGCTCCGGGCTCGCGTGCCTGA
- a CDS encoding hypothetical protein (Evidence 5 : Unknown function), giving the protein MARPAIDARFFSGVTDISELPSAYKNAASVRRQIEHYGLAEIVDEVIPYGCIMAGDWAANAPWRKKKQARASA; this is encoded by the coding sequence ATGGCACGGCCGGCCATCGACGCACGCTTCTTCTCGGGGGTGACCGATATCTCGGAACTGCCGAGCGCCTACAAGAACGCGGCATCGGTGCGCCGGCAGATCGAGCACTACGGCCTCGCCGAGATCGTCGACGAGGTGATTCCCTACGGCTGCATCATGGCCGGCGACTGGGCGGCGAACGCCCCCTGGCGCAAGAAGAAACAGGCCCGCGCATCGGCGTGA
- the sodB gene encoding Superoxide dismutase (Fe) — protein MAFELPALPYSTNALAAAGMSQETLELHHGKHHQAYVTALNGFVEKNDDLKGKSLEEIIHFATGKADLAPVFNNAGQHWNHILFWQALSPQGGKIPGGLEKKLVADFGSVDAFKEAFKTAATTQFGSGWAWLVLGDDGKLKVTKSANADNPLASGQGKALLGLDVWEHSYYVDFRNRRPDYTANFLDKLANYEFAEAELNKA, from the coding sequence ATGGCCTTCGAACTTCCAGCCCTCCCGTATTCGACCAACGCCCTCGCTGCCGCCGGCATGAGCCAGGAGACGCTTGAGCTTCACCACGGCAAGCACCATCAGGCCTATGTGACGGCGCTGAATGGTTTCGTGGAGAAGAACGACGACCTGAAGGGGAAGTCTCTGGAGGAGATCATCCACTTCGCCACCGGCAAGGCGGATCTGGCGCCGGTCTTCAACAACGCGGGCCAGCACTGGAACCACATCCTGTTCTGGCAGGCGCTTTCGCCCCAGGGTGGCAAGATCCCGGGCGGCCTTGAGAAGAAGCTCGTTGCCGACTTCGGCAGCGTCGATGCCTTCAAGGAGGCTTTCAAGACGGCGGCCACCACGCAATTCGGCTCCGGCTGGGCCTGGCTTGTTCTCGGCGACGACGGCAAGCTGAAGGTCACGAAGAGCGCGAATGCCGACAATCCTCTCGCATCAGGCCAGGGCAAGGCATTGCTCGGGCTCGATGTGTGGGAGCACAGCTACTACGTCGATTTCCGCAATCGTCGTCCTGACTACACGGCCAACTTCCTCGACAAGCTGGCCAATTATGAATTCGCGGAAGCGGAGCTGAACAAGGCCTGA
- a CDS encoding Transcriptional regulator, ArsR family: MGGHAGDARRWRSAARLLILPMSQPAQKGVANHISECLSIGMVENEIFRALSDPTRRAIFEKLAAGAMNATSLRAGLQISQPAMSQHLAVLRGAKLVREERQGRFVNYEVDPEGLTLIAQWLAKYRAYWPARIDALKVLLKDMDQ, from the coding sequence ATGGGCGGCCATGCAGGCGATGCACGGCGCTGGCGGTCCGCGGCCCGCCTGTTGATCCTGCCGATGTCTCAGCCCGCCCAAAAAGGGGTTGCCAATCATATAAGTGAATGCTTATCTATTGGCATGGTCGAGAACGAGATATTCCGAGCCCTTTCCGATCCAACCCGCCGTGCGATCTTCGAGAAGCTGGCGGCGGGCGCGATGAATGCGACCTCTCTGCGCGCGGGGTTGCAGATCAGCCAGCCCGCCATGTCACAGCATCTCGCGGTTCTGCGAGGTGCGAAGCTGGTGCGGGAAGAGCGGCAAGGGCGGTTTGTGAACTATGAGGTCGATCCCGAAGGTTTGACGCTCATCGCGCAGTGGCTGGCAAAATATCGCGCTTACTGGCCCGCGCGTATTGATGCCCTGAAGGTCTTGCTGAAGGATATGGACCAATGA
- a CDS encoding hypothetical protein (Evidence 5 : Unknown function), which yields MHPSYLLRVPDEAARRVAYEAFIADLRAVRDMVG from the coding sequence GTGCATCCCTCCTATCTCCTGCGGGTGCCGGATGAGGCGGCGAGGCGCGTGGCCTACGAGGCCTTCATCGCCGACCTGCGGGCCGTGCGCGATATGGTCGGCTAG
- a CDS encoding Acetyltransferase of GNAT family, producing the protein MTSAASPIRITSLQQDPHFRAAVSDRIWKAWWREEGFSFDQIDQRVGESLGPETVPSALVASIGTEFLGTVSLIDSDMDERPAYSPWIAALWVDPEHRRKGVGAALVKAAATMAFDAGEDTVYLCATPDNAPFYAGLGWRQIEENVAGLTILALSR; encoded by the coding sequence TTGACGTCCGCAGCTTCCCCGATCCGGATCACCAGCCTCCAGCAGGATCCCCACTTCCGCGCGGCGGTATCAGACCGCATCTGGAAGGCTTGGTGGCGTGAGGAAGGCTTTAGCTTCGATCAGATCGACCAAAGGGTTGGCGAGAGCCTCGGACCAGAGACTGTTCCGTCAGCGCTCGTGGCGAGCATCGGCACCGAGTTCCTGGGAACGGTGTCTTTGATCGACAGCGATATGGACGAGCGCCCCGCTTACAGCCCCTGGATCGCGGCGCTTTGGGTGGACCCCGAACATCGCCGCAAGGGCGTTGGAGCGGCCCTGGTGAAGGCGGCGGCGACCATGGCCTTCGACGCTGGAGAAGACACGGTCTATCTCTGCGCCACGCCGGACAACGCGCCTTTCTATGCTGGCCTCGGCTGGCGGCAGATCGAGGAGAATGTCGCGGGCCTCACTATTCTCGCGCTCTCCCGATAG
- a CDS encoding Transcriptional regulator, which yields MIMSIIGSERLQVRPGPDRFLVLLKTRGPLTAAELGRALGTTGENARQQLCKLAADGLVETEAVVRGVGRPAQYWRLTTHGHTRFPDAHAEFTAGLLKNIRDLLGTDALDRLVNAREDEMRQAYRSELRPFKGLEARMAALAEIRSREGYMAEYRKADDGDGWLLIENHCPICAAASACQGFCRAELAIFREMLGPDCSVERMEHIVLGARRCAYRIRSVAG from the coding sequence TTGATCATGTCCATTATCGGTTCGGAGAGATTGCAGGTACGCCCCGGCCCGGATCGCTTCCTGGTGCTGCTGAAGACCCGTGGGCCCCTGACCGCGGCGGAGTTGGGGCGCGCGCTCGGCACGACCGGCGAAAACGCACGGCAGCAGTTGTGCAAGCTAGCGGCGGACGGTTTGGTCGAAACCGAGGCTGTCGTTCGCGGCGTGGGGCGGCCTGCGCAATACTGGCGGCTGACCACGCACGGCCACACGCGGTTCCCGGACGCCCATGCCGAGTTCACCGCCGGCCTCCTGAAAAACATCCGTGATCTGCTCGGTACCGATGCTCTCGATCGGCTGGTCAATGCCCGCGAAGATGAGATGCGGCAGGCCTATCGCTCGGAGTTACGCCCGTTCAAGGGCCTTGAAGCCCGTATGGCCGCGCTGGCCGAGATCCGCTCCCGGGAGGGCTATATGGCCGAGTACCGGAAAGCGGATGACGGCGATGGCTGGCTTCTGATCGAGAACCATTGCCCCATCTGCGCGGCCGCATCCGCTTGCCAGGGCTTTTGCCGGGCGGAACTCGCCATATTCCGCGAGATGCTGGGACCGGATTGCTCGGTCGAGCGAATGGAGCATATCGTTCTAGGCGCGCGCCGCTGCGCCTATCGCATCCGCTCCGTCGCGGGCTGA
- a CDS encoding NUDIX domain-containing protein gives MRKRPSARVLLLDQSGCVLLFKFVHRSGPLAGRSYWATPGGAVEEGETFEEAALRELEEETGLIRDEIGPEVGRRSFELQLVDGETVWAEERFYVLRIARTAISDCGWSAIEREVMAEHHWWSVEEIQTTSEIIFPDDLLDLLETAVAAKASGSASGV, from the coding sequence ATGCGCAAACGACCGTCCGCGCGCGTCCTTCTGCTGGATCAGTCGGGATGCGTTCTTCTTTTCAAATTCGTTCACAGGTCGGGGCCGCTCGCCGGTCGAAGCTACTGGGCGACGCCGGGCGGCGCGGTGGAGGAGGGCGAGACCTTCGAGGAGGCCGCGCTGCGTGAGCTGGAAGAGGAGACCGGGCTCATCAGGGATGAGATCGGCCCCGAGGTCGGTCGCCGCAGCTTCGAGCTTCAACTCGTGGATGGCGAGACGGTGTGGGCGGAGGAAAGGTTCTATGTCCTGCGGATCGCGCGGACCGCGATCTCGGATTGCGGCTGGAGCGCGATCGAGCGTGAGGTGATGGCGGAACATCATTGGTGGTCCGTCGAAGAAATCCAGACGACGTCGGAGATCATTTTTCCCGACGATCTTCTGGACCTTCTGGAAACTGCGGTCGCCGCGAAGGCGTCCGGGAGCGCATCCGGTGTCTGA
- a CDS encoding Benzoate transport protein gives MAYDRSFVIIDISRADRSSGHIPMHDQAKHSPEEVRRAVVAATAPPPDHGLIQPISAGALAAVVGFASAFTIVLQGLAGVGATPEQAASGLLGLCVGQGLLAVTFGLISRKPISFAWSTPGAALLMGAGVPQGGFGVAVAAFLVTGLLIVIAGIWRPLGRAVSAIPLPLANAMLAGVLLELCLAPFRAIAAAPLLALPIVLAWAFGWTFARRFAVPIAVAMTGLIVALATPIPAEAWAHLWPQPVFVMPVWDFVPVVGLAIPLFIVTMASQNVPGLAVLRSNGYDIAVRPVFIATGMASWAVAFFGGHGLNLSAITAALCAGPEAGANPARRYIASVTTGLVYIPLGLGVGFAAAFIAASPPLLIQAVAGLALLTSLAGALAGALSRDSGRLPALVTFVTTASGISIFGIGAAFWGLVAGGLMLMLERREHKAV, from the coding sequence ATGGCATATGACAGAAGCTTTGTCATTATCGACATCAGCCGTGCGGACCGTTCCAGCGGGCATATTCCCATGCATGATCAGGCGAAACATTCCCCGGAAGAGGTGCGGCGCGCGGTTGTCGCAGCCACCGCTCCGCCTCCAGACCACGGGCTGATTCAGCCGATTTCAGCTGGAGCGCTAGCCGCGGTCGTTGGTTTCGCCAGCGCCTTCACCATCGTTCTGCAGGGTTTGGCCGGGGTTGGTGCCACGCCCGAGCAGGCCGCCTCCGGCCTGCTCGGGCTCTGTGTCGGGCAGGGACTCCTGGCCGTCACCTTCGGTCTGATCAGCCGTAAGCCCATCAGCTTTGCCTGGTCGACACCGGGGGCAGCACTTCTCATGGGGGCGGGTGTTCCGCAGGGCGGCTTCGGCGTCGCCGTCGCGGCCTTCCTGGTGACAGGCCTGCTCATCGTGATCGCAGGCATCTGGCGACCGCTCGGCCGGGCCGTGTCCGCCATTCCGCTGCCGCTCGCGAATGCGATGCTCGCCGGGGTTCTGCTTGAGCTTTGCCTGGCGCCTTTCCGTGCCATCGCGGCAGCCCCGCTCCTCGCCCTGCCCATTGTCCTGGCATGGGCATTTGGCTGGACTTTCGCGCGGCGCTTCGCTGTGCCCATCGCCGTTGCGATGACGGGGCTCATCGTGGCGCTTGCGACACCCATACCGGCGGAGGCCTGGGCGCATCTATGGCCGCAGCCCGTTTTCGTCATGCCGGTCTGGGATTTCGTGCCGGTGGTTGGGCTCGCCATCCCGCTGTTCATCGTCACCATGGCCTCGCAGAACGTCCCCGGCCTCGCTGTGCTACGCAGCAACGGCTATGACATCGCGGTTCGGCCGGTTTTCATTGCAACAGGCATGGCGAGCTGGGCCGTTGCCTTTTTCGGCGGTCATGGCCTCAATCTCTCGGCCATTACGGCTGCGCTATGCGCGGGACCCGAGGCGGGCGCGAACCCGGCACGGCGCTATATCGCCAGTGTCACAACGGGCCTGGTCTATATTCCACTCGGGCTCGGCGTCGGCTTTGCCGCTGCCTTCATTGCGGCGTCGCCACCGCTTCTGATCCAGGCGGTGGCTGGTCTTGCCTTGCTGACCAGTCTAGCGGGGGCACTGGCCGGAGCTCTCTCCCGGGACTCGGGGCGATTGCCGGCGCTCGTGACATTCGTGACGACAGCCTCCGGCATCAGCATTTTCGGTATCGGCGCCGCGTTCTGGGGCCTCGTGGCGGGCGGCCTGATGTTGATGCTGGAACGGCGGGAACATAAGGCTGTTTAG
- a CDS encoding Lipoprotein-anchoring transpeptidase ErfK/SrfK: MLKDKHVSALRSTARAALTVLAGLSLSALVAGAALAQNAPRIPGKETLDIGDEPGRVSTEEVVINDGPYARQMVFFRSTEKPGTLVIHTSERFVYLVQGNNRALRYGIGVGREGFQWSGLVNVSRKAEWPDWRPPPEMIARQPYLPRFMAGGPGNPMGSRALYLGSTVFRIHGTNQPETIGHAISSGCFRLANGDIIDLYERVPVGTKVIIRHGATI, translated from the coding sequence ATGCTCAAGGACAAACACGTGTCCGCTCTGCGGTCCACGGCGAGAGCGGCCCTCACCGTTCTCGCCGGGCTGTCCCTCTCGGCTCTTGTCGCAGGGGCTGCCCTCGCTCAAAACGCGCCACGCATCCCGGGCAAGGAAACCCTCGACATCGGCGATGAGCCCGGCCGCGTCTCGACCGAAGAGGTCGTGATCAATGACGGCCCCTATGCGCGCCAGATGGTCTTCTTCCGCAGCACCGAGAAGCCCGGAACGCTTGTCATCCATACCTCGGAGCGCTTTGTCTATCTCGTGCAGGGCAACAACCGGGCGCTCCGTTACGGCATCGGCGTCGGCCGCGAGGGGTTCCAGTGGTCGGGTCTCGTCAATGTCAGCCGCAAGGCGGAATGGCCGGACTGGCGTCCGCCGCCGGAAATGATCGCCCGCCAGCCTTACCTGCCCCGTTTCATGGCGGGAGGCCCCGGCAATCCCATGGGCTCGCGCGCGCTCTACCTCGGCTCGACGGTGTTCCGCATTCACGGCACCAATCAGCCCGAAACGATCGGCCATGCGATTTCTTCGGGATGCTTCCGCCTGGCCAATGGTGACATCATCGATCTTTACGAGCGGGTCCCTGTCGGCACGAAGGTGATCATCCGCCACGGCGCCACGATCTGA
- the clpP gene encoding ATP-dependent Clp protease proteolytic subunit, translating to MREAMQLVPMVIEQSSKGERSFDIFSRLLRERIIFLNGEVNDTVSALVCAQLLFLEAENPKKPINLYINSPGGVVTSGLAMYDTMRHIRAPVHTLCMGTARSMGSFLLMAGEPGHRAALPNASLLVHQPLGGFQGQASDILIHAEETRRTKHLMTRLYAEHCGRSYEDVERALDRDNFMTAEEALAWGLIDRVLHVRAEEGASSGET from the coding sequence ATGCGCGAAGCGATGCAACTCGTCCCGATGGTCATAGAACAGTCGAGCAAGGGGGAACGGTCTTTCGATATCTTTTCCCGTCTTCTGCGCGAACGGATCATCTTTCTGAACGGCGAGGTCAACGATACGGTCTCCGCACTTGTTTGCGCGCAACTGTTGTTTCTTGAAGCGGAAAATCCGAAAAAGCCTATAAACCTCTATATCAATTCTCCCGGTGGCGTCGTGACCAGCGGTCTTGCGATGTATGACACCATGCGCCACATCCGCGCCCCGGTGCATACCCTGTGCATGGGGACCGCGCGCTCGATGGGATCGTTCTTGCTGATGGCGGGCGAGCCGGGCCACCGCGCCGCGCTGCCCAATGCAAGTTTGCTCGTTCATCAGCCGTTGGGCGGCTTTCAGGGACAGGCCTCGGACATTCTCATCCATGCCGAGGAGACGCGGCGCACCAAGCATCTCATGACGCGTCTCTATGCGGAGCATTGCGGACGCAGTTACGAGGACGTCGAACGCGCGCTCGATCGCGACAACTTCATGACGGCCGAGGAGGCTCTGGCATGGGGCTTGATCGATCGTGTCCTCCATGTGCGCGCGGAGGAGGGCGCCTCCTCGGGCGAGACATGA
- the aapJ gene encoding General L-amino acid-binding periplasmic protein AapJ — MLQAAQSRAGFHETTRIAKRRMRRALAAAAGVAAACLLAPVASAATLDTVKQRGQLQCGVSEGLFGFSEKDAQGQWSGFDVDFCRAVAGAIFDDRAKVTFVPLSASERFKALKDGRVDLLSRNSTWTLEREAGLGLTFAGITYHDGQGFMVARNLDVSSALELDKAKVCVEAGTTTQLNLGDYFRANSITYEELSFPSAAEALKAFEAGQCNVLTRDQSALYAERLKLAKPGEAVVLPDVISKEPLGPVTRSDDVAWSNIVQWVNFALVNAEELGISSINLTEAQGSTKPDVRRFMGAEGGLGKMLGLGDGWAQQAVKASGNYAEMYERNLGVQSKLGIPRGLNQLWSMGGILYAPPMR, encoded by the coding sequence ATGCTGCAAGCGGCCCAATCCCGCGCCGGGTTCCATGAAACCACGCGGATAGCGAAGAGGCGCATGCGCCGCGCCCTCGCGGCAGCGGCCGGCGTCGCCGCGGCATGCCTTCTGGCCCCGGTCGCCTCAGCCGCGACGCTCGACACCGTCAAGCAGCGCGGGCAACTGCAATGCGGCGTCAGCGAGGGCCTTTTCGGCTTTTCGGAAAAGGACGCCCAGGGCCAATGGTCGGGCTTCGACGTCGACTTCTGCCGCGCGGTCGCCGGAGCCATCTTTGACGATCGCGCCAAGGTCACCTTCGTACCTCTTTCGGCCAGCGAGCGCTTCAAGGCGCTGAAGGACGGCCGTGTCGACCTTCTTTCACGCAACTCGACCTGGACGCTCGAGCGTGAAGCCGGCCTCGGCCTCACCTTCGCGGGTATAACCTACCACGATGGCCAGGGCTTCATGGTGGCGCGCAATCTCGATGTGTCCTCAGCGCTCGAGCTGGATAAGGCAAAGGTTTGCGTGGAAGCGGGAACCACGACTCAGCTCAATCTCGGGGACTATTTCCGCGCCAATTCCATAACCTACGAGGAGTTGAGCTTCCCGAGCGCCGCCGAAGCCCTCAAGGCGTTCGAGGCCGGGCAATGCAACGTGCTGACCCGCGACCAGTCGGCCCTCTATGCCGAACGGCTGAAGCTTGCCAAGCCGGGGGAAGCCGTCGTTTTGCCGGACGTGATCTCCAAGGAGCCTCTAGGCCCGGTCACGCGCAGCGATGACGTGGCTTGGTCGAACATCGTGCAGTGGGTGAATTTTGCCCTCGTCAACGCCGAGGAGTTGGGGATTTCCAGCATCAATCTCACCGAGGCGCAAGGGTCCACCAAGCCTGACGTGCGCCGCTTCATGGGTGCCGAAGGCGGGCTCGGCAAGATGCTTGGACTTGGCGACGGCTGGGCCCAGCAGGCGGTCAAGGCTTCCGGCAATTATGCCGAGATGTACGAGCGTAATCTCGGTGTGCAATCGAAGCTCGGCATTCCGCGCGGCCTCAACCAGCTCTGGAGCATGGGCGGCATTCTCTATGCCCCGCCGATGCGCTGA
- a CDS encoding LysR family transcriptional regulator — translation MAISMEQLEAFVVAADKGSFSAAGRVLHKAQSAISTQVANLEEDLGLALFSRVGRNPVLTPAGEQLLPEARLILDRREHLIGMAASFEAHVEKRLVVAIDELYPEFALGELFADFANHFPHVELELLFPMMEDVSRLVLDGKADIGVMWRQEVLPTELGFHTIGWVPLALVCGKKHPLANAVVDWEDLKRHRQIMVTVRTEGTERHRLRVAAEVWWVESHWVILQILKQGIGWSLVPVHILKNSPVAQDLAMPALQFDEGMHPVALEAVWHKQRPAGPAARWLRDRIATTKIDAFTG, via the coding sequence ATGGCCATTTCGATGGAGCAGCTGGAGGCCTTTGTCGTCGCTGCCGACAAGGGATCGTTCTCGGCAGCCGGGCGGGTCCTGCATAAGGCGCAATCGGCGATCAGCACCCAGGTCGCTAATCTGGAGGAGGATCTCGGGCTGGCTCTGTTCAGCCGGGTCGGTCGCAACCCGGTCCTCACCCCGGCCGGGGAACAGCTCTTGCCGGAGGCGCGGCTTATCCTCGACCGCCGCGAGCATCTGATCGGCATGGCGGCCAGCTTCGAAGCGCATGTGGAGAAGCGGCTGGTCGTCGCGATCGACGAACTCTATCCCGAATTCGCATTGGGCGAGCTGTTCGCTGACTTCGCGAACCATTTCCCGCATGTGGAGCTCGAACTGCTGTTCCCGATGATGGAGGATGTGAGCCGCCTGGTGCTGGATGGAAAAGCCGATATCGGCGTGATGTGGCGGCAGGAAGTGCTTCCCACGGAGCTCGGCTTCCACACGATCGGATGGGTGCCCCTTGCGCTCGTCTGCGGGAAAAAACATCCACTCGCCAACGCCGTGGTCGACTGGGAGGACCTCAAACGGCATCGCCAGATCATGGTGACCGTGCGCACAGAGGGAACGGAGCGGCACAGGCTGCGCGTCGCCGCCGAGGTCTGGTGGGTCGAGAGCCACTGGGTCATCCTCCAGATCCTGAAGCAGGGCATCGGCTGGTCGCTCGTTCCTGTTCATATCCTCAAGAACTCACCCGTCGCGCAGGATCTCGCGATGCCGGCCCTGCAGTTCGACGAGGGCATGCACCCCGTTGCACTTGAAGCGGTTTGGCATAAACAGCGTCCTGCGGGGCCGGCTGCGCGATGGTTGCGCGACCGTATAGCGACGACGAAGATCGACGCGTTTACAGGTTGA
- a CDS encoding conserved hypothetical protein (Evidence 4 : Unknown function but conserved in other organisms), with the protein MSGIKTEEQDKSIELEYDIDEPPHKVWRAITVPDLRDVWLPKDALADPEATALTPGEEVSYRMRESVPPFLESMVTFRISPNAAGGTSLRIVHELTDVRLRPAKAVAANDDVALILRAA; encoded by the coding sequence ATGAGCGGCATAAAGACGGAAGAGCAGGACAAGAGTATCGAGCTCGAATACGATATCGATGAGCCGCCGCATAAGGTGTGGCGGGCCATAACCGTTCCCGATCTCCGCGACGTCTGGCTCCCGAAAGACGCTTTGGCGGATCCGGAGGCCACTGCGCTGACGCCCGGCGAAGAGGTCAGCTACAGGATGCGTGAAAGCGTGCCGCCATTTCTTGAAAGCATGGTGACGTTTCGCATTTCACCCAATGCGGCGGGTGGAACCAGCCTGCGGATCGTGCACGAACTCACGGATGTCAGGTTAAGGCCGGCGAAAGCGGTGGCAGCGAACGACGACGTCGCGCTCATCCTGCGAGCGGCCTGA